A window of the Lactuca sativa cultivar Salinas chromosome 5, Lsat_Salinas_v11, whole genome shotgun sequence genome harbors these coding sequences:
- the LOC111920002 gene encoding multiprotein-bridging factor 1b encodes MSGGPIAQDWEPVVIRKKAPTAAARKDEKAVNAARRSGAEIETVRKATAGSNKAASSSTSLNTRKLDEETENLTHEKVPSELKKAIMQGRTEKKLTQSQLAQLINEKPQIIQEYESGKAIPNQQIITKLERALGVKLRGKK; translated from the exons ATGTCAGGTGGTCCGATTGCACAAGATTGGGAGCCGGTGGTGATCCGCAAGAAAGCTCCCACCGCCGCCGCGCGTAAGGACGAGAAAGCTGTCAACGCCGCTCGTCGCTCTGGTGCGGAGATCGAGACTGTACGCAAGG CTACTGCAGGTTCAAACAAGGCTGCCTCTAGTAGCACTTCTCTAAACACTAGAAAGCTTGATGAAGAAACTGAAAATCTCACCC ATGAGAAAGTACCAAGTGAGTTGAAGAAAGCTATCATGCAGGGTCGAACTGAAAAGAAGCTTACACAGTCTCAACTTGCTCAG CTGATTAATGAGAAACCCCAGATTATACAGGAGTATGAATCTGGGAAGGCTATACCAAATCAACAGATCATCACCAAACTGGAAAGGGCTCTTGGTGTGAAGCTCCGGGGTAAGAAATAG
- the LOC111920003 gene encoding tubby-like F-box protein 7 — MSLRRSFLSRRINSRSKSSKDYTALENVQFKSHQISGGVVYGNEALAVEPNDNENGTGNGEGSWSNMLPELIGEIIKRVEATEDRWPFRQSVVACGCVCKKWREIVKEIVKPPVQGGNITFPSCLKQPGPRDNQLQCLIKRDKKNSMFYLYLAASASFTEKGKFLLAARRYRHGAHTEYIISLDPHDLSQGSNAYVGKLSSDFLGTKFTLYDSQPPHNSAKHSNSKSARRFTSKQISPQVPAGGNFEIGEVSYKFNLLKSRGPRRMVASLASPSSSSPSTSSPSSSSSSSSSNEGSEQPKLTKSKSGGVGVGVGQTLLRNKAPRWHEHLQCWCLNFHGRVTVASVKNFQLVGTMDPSQPGGRGDGETVLLQFGKVGDDMFTMDYRQPLSAFHAFAISLTSFGTKLACE, encoded by the exons ATGTCGCTACGAAGATCATTCCTATCACGGCGAATCAACAGCCGATCCAAATCGTCAAAGGATTACACAGCATTAGAAAATGTACAATTCAAATCGCATCAAATTTCCGGTGGTGTTGTGTATGGAAATGAAGCCCTCGCCGTTGAACCCAACGACAACGAAAACGGAACCGGAAACGGAGAAGGTTCTTGGTCTAATATGTTGCCGGAGCTCATAGGAGAGATAATCAAGCGAGTCGAAGCGACCGAGGACCGATGGCCGTTTCGGCAAAGCGTCGTCGCTTGTGGATGTGTGTGTAAAAAGTGGAGGGAGATTGTCAAAGAGATAGTTAAACCTCCGGTGCAGGGCGGGAATATCACCTTCCCTTCTTGCCTTAAGCAG CCTGGTCCTCGCGATAATCAACTTCAATGCCTCATAAAGAGAGACAAGAAAAACTCAATGTTTTACCTCTATCTTGCTGCTTCTGCAT CATTTACAGAGAAGGGTAAGTTTCTGTTGGCAGCACGTAGATACAGACATGGTGCTCATACAGAGTACATAATATCTCTTGATCCACATGATTTATCTCAAGGAAGCAATGCTTACGTTGGTAAATTGAG CtcggattttctaggaacaaagtTTACACTGTACGACAGCCAGCCTCCCCACAACAGTGCAAAACACTCAAACAGCAAGTCAGCACGCCGTTTCACCAGCAAACAAATCAGCCCCCAAGTGCCAGCTGGCGGGAATTTCGAGATTGGTGAGGTGTCATACAAATTCAACCTCTTGAAGTCCAGAGGTCCAAGAAGAATGGTAGCTTCTTTAGCCtctccatcatcatcatcaccatcaacatcatcaccatcatcatcatcatcatcatcatcatcaaatgAAGGTTCAGAACAACCAAAGCTAACAAAATCAAAATCTGgtggtgttggtgttggtgttggtCAGACTTTATTGAGGAATAAAGCGCCAAGGTGGCATGAGCACTTGCAATGCTGGTGTTTGAATTTCCATGGGAGGGTGACTGTGGCGTCTGTGAAGAATTTTCAGTTGGTGGGGACGATGGACCCGAGTCAACCGGGAGGGAGAGGTGATGGGGAGACGGTTTTGCTTCAGTTTGGAAAGGTGGGTGATGATATGTTTACTATGGATTACAGGCAGCCATTGTCTGCTTTTCATGCTTTTGCTATTTCTCTCACCAGTTTTGGAACCAAGCTTGCCTGTGAGTGA